The Flavobacterium johnsoniae genomic sequence AGAAGAATTTGGTCAGGATAATATTGATTCGGTTAATTATGGTCAGGTAAGAAGTTGGATTGTTTTATTGGTTGACAAGGATGTTTCTAATGTCTCGGTTAATCGAAAAATGGCTTCATTGAAGGCTTTCTATAAATTTCTTTTAAAAGCAAAGCAAATTGAGGTAAGTCCGATGTTGAAACATAAATCGTTAAAAACACCAAAAGTGATTCAGGTGCCTTTTTCTGAAAAAGAAGTGAAAGAATTGTTAGGGCAGATTGATAATCCTGTCGGTTTTGAAGAGGTGAGAGATAAATTGATTGTCGAAATGTTTTATATGACGGGAATGCGTCGTGCGGAATTGATTAATTTAGAGTTGAAAAATGTAGATTGTTCTTCTGGTTTGATAAAGGTTTTGGGAAAAAGAAATAAAGAGCGTCTTGTTCCTATTCTGCCAATTATAGTTTCTCAGATTGATTCTTATATAAAGGAGCGGCATGATTTGGAAAGTGGTGTTGATTCGGATTATTTTTTTGTTTCGAAAAAAGGATTAAAATTGAGTGAATCTTTTGTTTATCGTTTAATAAATTCATACTTTAGTAGAGTCTCAGAAAAGGTGAAAAAAAGTCCACACGTGCTTCGTCATACTTTTGCAACTCACTTATTAAATAATGGGGCAGATTTGAATTCAGTTAAGGAGTTGTTAGGGCATTCTAGTTTGGCATCTACGCAAGTTTATACTCATAATAGTTTGGCAGAACTTAAAAAGGTATATATAGGTGCGCATCCTCGGAATAAATAATGATTCTAAAATGTTAATCCTAAAATTTTTATTATGAAGGTAGATGTTCATGCAGTTAACTTTACTGTTGACAGAAAATTGGTCGATTTTATTCAGGAAAGAATGGATAAGTTGGAGAAATACTACGACCGTGTAGTTTCGTCAGATGTTTTTTTGAAAGTTGAAAGAACGAGTGATAAGGAAAATAAGGCGGTGGAAATTAAGATTAATGTTCCTGGGGATGATTTTTTGGTAAAAAAACAGTGTAAGACATTTGAAGAGGCGGTTGAGCTTTCGGCAGAATCATTAGAACGTTTACTTGTGAAAAGGAAAG encodes the following:
- a CDS encoding tyrosine-type recombinase/integrase; this translates as MKTNKEAFCDYLLLEKKYSSHTVDAYLGDLTAFEFFVQEEFGQDNIDSVNYGQVRSWIVLLVDKDVSNVSVNRKMASLKAFYKFLLKAKQIEVSPMLKHKSLKTPKVIQVPFSEKEVKELLGQIDNPVGFEEVRDKLIVEMFYMTGMRRAELINLELKNVDCSSGLIKVLGKRNKERLVPILPIIVSQIDSYIKERHDLESGVDSDYFFVSKKGLKLSESFVYRLINSYFSRVSEKVKKSPHVLRHTFATHLLNNGADLNSVKELLGHSSLASTQVYTHNSLAELKKVYIGAHPRNK
- the hpf gene encoding ribosome hibernation-promoting factor, HPF/YfiA family, which translates into the protein MKVDVHAVNFTVDRKLVDFIQERMDKLEKYYDRVVSSDVFLKVERTSDKENKAVEIKINVPGDDFLVKKQCKTFEEAVELSAESLERLLVKRKEKIRAHI